From a region of the Pseudomonadaceae bacterium SI-3 genome:
- a CDS encoding pilus assembly protein PilZ, giving the protein MSSPFAEGEGPQPPQILKTPVEIQANLRPLLDNHIPLQVRFAERAQRYQTYLVEINREKGWLALDELIPSDGERLMASGEAFQIEGFYEGVRIAWNNPHPVHLGELDDARCYWAHLPDEILYHQRRNAYRATLSGQPIAAQLNGRTIRKPLVGKVLDMSATGCKLSFPGNLQAGLKSGQVYDQLSVDLPFGAITTAAELRHVIYDEKLDLTFCGIRFHRISGLTQRQVERFVYQLQREARRDQVTDRFS; this is encoded by the coding sequence GAGGGAGAAGGCCCTCAGCCCCCTCAGATACTCAAGACTCCAGTCGAAATTCAGGCAAATTTACGCCCCCTGCTGGATAACCATATCCCACTGCAGGTCCGTTTTGCCGAGCGCGCTCAGCGGTACCAGACTTACCTGGTAGAGATAAACCGCGAAAAGGGCTGGCTTGCGTTAGACGAGCTGATACCTAGCGATGGTGAGCGACTAATGGCGTCAGGAGAAGCTTTCCAAATAGAAGGCTTTTACGAGGGCGTGCGAATTGCCTGGAATAATCCCCATCCGGTTCATCTTGGCGAATTGGACGATGCGCGCTGCTATTGGGCTCACCTGCCAGACGAAATTCTCTATCACCAGCGGCGAAACGCCTATCGCGCCACACTGAGCGGGCAGCCAATCGCAGCGCAACTGAACGGAAGGACGATCAGGAAACCGCTGGTGGGCAAAGTCCTGGACATGTCTGCAACAGGTTGCAAGCTGAGCTTCCCAGGGAATCTACAAGCTGGCCTAAAGTCCGGCCAAGTCTATGATCAACTTTCCGTAGACTTGCCTTTCGGCGCCATAACAACCGCAGCTGAGCTGCGCCACGTTATCTACGATGAGAAACTTGATCTGACGTTCTGCGGGATACGCTTCCACCGAATCAGCGGTTTAACGCAGAGACAGGTTGAACGGTTCGTCTATCAGCTACAACGCGAAGCCCGACGTGATCAGGTGACCGACCGGTTTAGTTGA
- a CDS encoding Arc family DNA-binding protein has translation MRPMKQAVYSSRTADKFVVRLPDGMRERIAEVARNHHRSMNSEIIARLEQSLLQEGALDDDSAMRLDSPELSLHERELLQRFRQLAHRQQNALIALIAQDAEAAKEED, from the coding sequence ATGCGCCCAATGAAGCAGGCAGTTTACTCCAGCCGTACGGCTGACAAATTCGTGGTTCGGCTCCCAGACGGAATGCGAGAGCGCATTGCAGAGGTTGCGCGGAACCACCATCGAAGCATGAACTCCGAGATCATTGCACGCCTAGAGCAAAGCCTTCTTCAAGAAGGTGCGCTTGATGACGATTCCGCAATGCGCCTGGACAGCCCGGAACTGTCGCTGCATGAGCGCGAACTGCTGCAACGCTTTCGCCAGTTGGCCCACCGTCAGCAAAACGCACTGATCGCCCTTATCGCGCAGGATGCCGAAGCTGCGAAAGAAGAAGATTGA